From Firmicutes bacterium HGW-Firmicutes-1, one genomic window encodes:
- a CDS encoding 30S ribosomal protein S1, giving the protein MNENESNENTMNENPNEQIEKNEIELIENSEKEIEDIEVIPSMDEFENELYKGFKKLYLGDIVEGTIITVTDSELLVNIGYISDGIIPVAETMATEEQVITEMYQEGDPVKAEIIKTDDGEGNILLSIKKAEEILIWGELEKAFISGDKMNVKVKEVVKGGVVCNVKGARAFIPASQLSIKYVEDLNSFIGEELIVKVIDFDKDKKKVVLSRKEVELKENEIQKSLMMDTIKKGDKFMGTVVKVVNFGAFVDIGGVQGLVHIQDLSWKKVKHPSEIVKEGDVVEVYIIDIDTKTGKVGLGLKDVKEDPWEHSMIEYTVGKIVTGEVERIATYGAFVKIGDGIDGLVHISEMSDKRISKPQEVVAVGDKVQVKIINIDKEAKRIQLSMKSVEGEQYQEDLEKYQQKEEATTSLEDIFKVFLKDIH; this is encoded by the coding sequence ATGAATGAAAATGAAAGCAATGAAAACACAATGAATGAAAATCCAAACGAGCAAATTGAAAAGAATGAAATTGAACTTATTGAAAACAGTGAAAAGGAAATTGAAGATATAGAGGTCATACCTTCTATGGATGAATTTGAGAATGAACTTTATAAAGGTTTTAAAAAACTATATTTAGGTGATATAGTCGAAGGGACGATCATTACCGTTACAGATAGTGAACTTTTAGTTAATATTGGATATATTTCTGATGGAATCATTCCAGTCGCTGAAACTATGGCAACTGAAGAACAAGTCATTACTGAGATGTATCAAGAAGGAGATCCAGTCAAAGCTGAAATTATTAAAACAGACGACGGAGAAGGAAATATTCTCCTATCTATAAAAAAAGCAGAAGAGATATTAATTTGGGGTGAATTAGAAAAGGCATTTATTAGTGGTGATAAAATGAATGTTAAGGTTAAGGAAGTTGTTAAAGGAGGAGTGGTTTGTAATGTGAAGGGTGCAAGAGCATTTATTCCAGCTTCTCAGTTATCAATTAAGTACGTAGAGGATTTAAATAGTTTCATTGGTGAGGAGCTAATAGTCAAAGTAATAGATTTTGATAAAGACAAAAAGAAGGTTGTACTATCTAGAAAAGAGGTAGAGCTTAAAGAGAATGAAATACAAAAGAGTCTTATGATGGATACGATTAAAAAGGGCGATAAATTTATGGGTACCGTAGTTAAGGTAGTTAATTTTGGTGCCTTTGTTGATATTGGTGGTGTCCAAGGTTTGGTTCATATTCAAGATTTATCATGGAAGAAAGTGAAGCATCCATCAGAGATAGTTAAGGAAGGGGATGTAGTTGAGGTTTATATCATCGACATCGATACCAAAACAGGGAAAGTTGGATTAGGCTTAAAGGATGTTAAAGAAGATCCGTGGGAGCATTCAATGATCGAATATACAGTAGGAAAAATAGTAACCGGAGAAGTAGAAAGAATAGCTACCTACGGTGCATTTGTAAAAATTGGTGATGGTATAGACGGACTTGTTCATATTTCTGAAATGAGTGATAAACGAATAAGTAAACCTCAAGAAGTCGTCGCTGTAGGAGATAAGGTGCAAGTTAAAATAATCAATATTGATAAAGAAGCAAAGAGAATACAACTTAGCATGAAATCAGTAGAAGGTGAACAATATCAAGAAGATTTAGAGAAATATCAACAAAAGGAAGAAGCAACTACAAGCTTAGAGGATATTTTCAAGGTGTTTTTAAAAGACATTCATTAA
- a CDS encoding sugar ABC transporter ATP-binding protein produces MANLSLQNICKRYPNGFSAVEGFNLEILDKEFIIFVGPSGCGKSTTLRMIAGLEDISEGELYIDERMVNDIEPKDRDIAMVFQNYALYPHMSVFDNMAFSLKLRKVPKAEIKKQVDDVAKILSIESLLDRKPKELSGGQRQRVAIGRAIVRNPKVFLFDEPLSNLDAKLRVQMRIELAKLHHRLQTTFIYVTHDQTEAMTLGTRIVVMKDGVIQQVDTPLNLYSKPINKFVAGFIGSPQMNFINTKVEKTSEGIALVFGAQSIILPEGKAQTLINGEYINKEVVMGIRPEDIHDTEIFIEASKGSVIETKVNVTELLGAEVFLYLSVEDSEITAKVDPRSLAKPGDTIHLALDLNKIHIFDKDTELVITN; encoded by the coding sequence GTAGAAGGTTTTAACCTTGAAATATTAGATAAGGAATTTATTATTTTCGTTGGACCATCAGGCTGTGGAAAATCAACTACCTTACGTATGATAGCTGGACTTGAAGATATTTCCGAGGGCGAATTATATATTGATGAAAGAATGGTAAACGATATTGAACCAAAGGATAGAGACATCGCAATGGTTTTCCAAAATTATGCATTGTATCCTCATATGTCTGTGTTTGATAACATGGCCTTTAGTTTAAAGTTAAGAAAGGTACCAAAGGCAGAAATTAAAAAGCAAGTAGATGATGTAGCAAAAATTTTAAGTATAGAAAGTTTATTAGATCGCAAGCCTAAAGAATTATCAGGTGGTCAAAGACAACGTGTTGCGATTGGTCGAGCAATTGTTCGAAATCCTAAGGTGTTTTTATTTGACGAGCCACTTTCTAACCTAGATGCGAAGCTTAGGGTTCAAATGAGAATTGAGCTTGCTAAATTACACCACAGACTTCAAACCACTTTCATTTATGTAACACATGATCAAACAGAAGCTATGACTTTAGGTACGAGAATTGTTGTTATGAAGGATGGAGTAATTCAACAGGTCGATACACCCCTTAACTTATATTCAAAACCAATCAATAAATTCGTGGCAGGTTTTATTGGATCACCACAAATGAATTTTATCAATACTAAGGTGGAAAAAACTTCTGAAGGTATCGCTCTTGTTTTTGGAGCTCAATCAATTATATTACCAGAAGGTAAAGCACAAACGTTGATTAATGGAGAATATATAAATAAAGAAGTCGTGATGGGCATTCGTCCAGAAGACATTCACGATACAGAAATATTTATTGAAGCTTCTAAAGGAAGTGTAATTGAAACAAAAGTGAATGTAACGGAATTATTAGGTGCAGAGGTGTTTCTATACTTGTCAGTGGAAGACAGCGAGATTACTGCAAAAGTTGATCCGCGTTCCTTAGCAAAACCGGGTGACACGATTCATTTAGCTCTAGATTTAAATAAAATTCATATTTTCGATAAGGATACAGAACTCGTAATCACGAATTGA
- a CDS encoding patatin family protein, which yields MRKESSLILEGGGMRGAYTAGVMQYFLEKELELSYVIGVSAGACQAMSYVSKQHGRNKKVTIEMVLDPRYIRYKGIFDGTGLFNMDFIFDQIPNELVKYDYDTFRKSKQKLLAVATDCKTGKPVYLDCHDSISNDELNMMVRASSSLPLYAPVVKLRGMDLLDGGLSDSIPIEKAISDGNKKNIVVLTRCNGYRKKQSNAVALYKLLLGKDCKGAVNALQNRYKDYNNALDALDMYCKEGLAYVIAPSEDLNIKRAEKDIKKLEQLYQLGYDDANRHYDDLINYLDN from the coding sequence ATGAGAAAAGAGAGCAGTTTAATACTGGAAGGCGGTGGTATGAGAGGAGCATATACCGCCGGAGTAATGCAGTATTTTTTAGAAAAAGAATTAGAATTGTCTTATGTAATTGGTGTTTCTGCAGGAGCATGCCAAGCTATGTCTTATGTTTCAAAGCAACACGGACGAAACAAAAAAGTAACGATTGAAATGGTACTAGATCCTAGATATATAAGATACAAAGGCATATTTGATGGTACAGGATTATTCAATATGGACTTCATATTTGATCAAATACCAAATGAACTTGTAAAATACGATTATGATACTTTTAGAAAGTCAAAACAAAAGCTATTAGCTGTCGCAACAGACTGCAAGACAGGCAAACCTGTGTATCTGGATTGTCATGATTCAATTAGTAATGATGAGTTAAATATGATGGTCAGAGCCTCAAGCAGTTTGCCTCTTTATGCACCTGTTGTTAAATTAAGGGGTATGGATTTATTAGATGGAGGTTTATCTGATTCAATACCGATTGAAAAAGCCATTTCGGATGGAAATAAAAAAAACATTGTTGTTTTAACTAGATGTAATGGATATAGGAAAAAGCAATCAAATGCAGTTGCTTTATATAAATTATTACTGGGTAAAGATTGTAAGGGAGCAGTAAATGCTCTTCAAAATAGATATAAGGATTATAATAATGCACTAGATGCTTTGGATATGTATTGCAAAGAAGGCTTAGCTTATGTTATTGCACCAAGCGAAGATTTAAATATTAAAAGAGCTGAAAAGGATATCAAAAAATTAGAACAACTTTATCAGCTAGGTTATGATGATGCGAACCGACATTATGATGATTTGATAAATTATTTAGATAACTAA
- a CDS encoding transcriptional regulator — protein sequence MKNERTEELINEIKDISNVYSYISKYNTDFPNLTFSNFVDLVIQKKRLKKSQVVKNAGLHRTYGYQIISGKKKPSRDKALTIAYGLELSLEETQKLLNIAEFNPLYPKNKRDSIIIFTLCNHYNLEKTNLLLYDNKEEPIS from the coding sequence ATGAAGAATGAAAGAACAGAAGAATTGATCAATGAGATAAAAGATATTTCAAATGTTTATTCCTATATTAGTAAATATAATACTGATTTCCCAAACCTTACCTTTTCTAATTTTGTAGATTTGGTCATTCAGAAAAAACGACTTAAAAAAAGCCAGGTAGTAAAAAATGCTGGCCTACATAGAACCTATGGCTATCAAATCATATCAGGAAAAAAGAAACCCTCTAGAGATAAGGCGCTTACCATTGCTTATGGCTTAGAATTGAGCTTAGAGGAAACACAAAAGCTATTAAATATTGCAGAATTTAATCCACTCTACCCTAAAAACAAACGAGATTCTATCATCATTTTTACATTATGTAATCACTATAACTTAGAAAAAACGAATCTTTTACTTTACGATAACAAAGAAGAGCCTATTTCATAA
- a CDS encoding rhodanese-like domain-containing protein, translating to MKGSYYEITYKELLKLQGNKNYILIDIRPKYEYEKNHIQGALSVPEYELINSFNRLNINKTYIFICQRGKNSKDVANTLMKYGFHTLNLYKGMEAVDEYEEEKN from the coding sequence GTGAAAGGTTCATATTATGAAATAACCTATAAAGAATTACTTAAACTACAAGGTAATAAAAATTACATACTCATTGATATCAGACCTAAATATGAATATGAAAAAAATCATATTCAAGGTGCATTATCAGTACCAGAGTATGAACTTATAAATTCTTTTAATAGGTTAAATATAAATAAAACGTATATTTTTATTTGTCAAAGAGGGAAAAATAGTAAAGACGTAGCGAATACCTTAATGAAATATGGTTTTCATACTTTAAATTTATATAAGGGTATGGAGGCTGTAGATGAATATGAAGAAGAAAAGAATTAA